From the Halalkalicoccus sp. CGA53 genome, one window contains:
- a CDS encoding MFS transporter: protein MCAGLRRYVEVAHPKNVGLISTAHGVNEFFSIALPPIIPLLVADLGISYAQAGLLLTVFFAMYSVFQLPAGVAADRYGKRRILVAGLAGMSLSLLLAAGAESYATLVLAQSLAGISGSTFHPTGMSLISDLESGGTEGRAMGVFGFGGMVGIAMSPVAIGGVAAIAGWRAALVVAAALGAAVTVVFALSFRDPEDGTGSERATTPETDGGRSTSSVSGRLGTLLRRVRRTINVPLTRGLVVLFLITFCISVQTRAIQTFTTSYVADGVGGSLALGNVGFFAMLVAGSLSSLYAGGLADRVDRRRLGGAVSIGTALLVGGTFLVVNALGTVGETVVLGVVTVWFFVIGFVMYACVPVKNALVSSHAEERFSGGLFGVIQTASAVGSATGPATFGALATEFGLLVAYPAIALVALVLAAAFLSLP from the coding sequence ATGTGCGCGGGTCTCCGCCGGTACGTCGAGGTCGCCCACCCGAAGAACGTCGGGCTGATCAGCACCGCCCACGGCGTCAACGAGTTCTTCTCGATCGCCCTCCCCCCGATCATCCCGCTGCTCGTCGCCGACCTCGGCATCAGCTACGCGCAGGCGGGGCTGTTGCTCACCGTCTTCTTCGCGATGTACTCGGTCTTCCAACTCCCGGCGGGCGTGGCCGCCGACCGGTACGGGAAACGTCGGATCCTCGTGGCCGGCCTCGCCGGGATGTCGCTCTCACTGCTGCTCGCCGCCGGTGCGGAGAGCTACGCGACGCTCGTGCTCGCCCAGAGCCTCGCCGGGATCAGCGGAAGCACCTTCCACCCGACGGGGATGTCACTGATCAGCGACCTCGAATCGGGGGGGACGGAGGGGAGGGCGATGGGCGTCTTCGGCTTCGGCGGGATGGTCGGCATCGCGATGTCGCCGGTCGCCATCGGCGGCGTCGCCGCCATCGCCGGCTGGCGGGCCGCGCTCGTCGTCGCCGCCGCCCTCGGCGCCGCGGTCACCGTCGTCTTCGCGCTCTCGTTCCGGGACCCGGAGGACGGCACCGGAAGCGAGCGAGCGACGACCCCGGAGACCGACGGCGGACGGTCCACTTCGAGCGTATCCGGACGCCTCGGAACGCTCCTCCGACGGGTGCGCAGGACGATCAACGTCCCGCTGACCAGAGGGCTGGTCGTGCTCTTTCTGATCACGTTCTGTATCTCGGTTCAGACCCGTGCGATCCAGACGTTTACCACCAGTTACGTGGCGGACGGCGTCGGTGGCTCGCTCGCGCTCGGCAACGTCGGCTTCTTCGCGATGCTCGTCGCGGGCAGCCTCTCCTCGCTCTACGCCGGCGGCCTCGCCGACCGGGTGGACAGGCGCCGTCTCGGCGGGGCCGTCTCGATCGGGACCGCACTCCTCGTCGGCGGAACCTTCCTCGTCGTGAACGCCCTCGGGACGGTCGGCGAGACGGTCGTCCTCGGGGTCGTGACGGTCTGGTTTTTCGTCATCGGCTTCGTGATGTACGCCTGCGTGCCAGTGAAGAACGCGCTCGTCTCGAGCCACGCGGAGGAGCGTTTCAGCGGCGGGCTGTTCGGCGTGATCCAGACCGCGAGCGCGGTCGGCAGCGCGACCGGCCCCGCGACCTTCGGCGCGCTCGCGACGGAGTTCGGCCTGCTCGTCGCCTACCCCGCGATCGCGCTCGTCGCGCTCGTGCTCGCGGCGGCCTTCCTCTCGCTGCCGTGA